A genomic stretch from Sulfurimonas sediminis includes:
- a CDS encoding EI24 domain-containing protein, with amino-acid sequence MQNILEAILFGFSEILNYKIMKRALAIGAVVTIIWSIIAYFIWGDLVSFAASFIDLVPFSMLRSNGAWILSSFLWFSLVLVTFALILAFFGNMILEKVSKEKYSSFSLLVVFASAAFWSLVWFFKGSYIYAQFLKLLNWLPFETVEASLAYLMGLYFVYTAIIVTMLLVTSFFSESLLEEIRDKNFPYEPFLEEDEVKVSENRLLDILIYIVISIVSFPLLFIPVVNFVIQMGLWIWLIKDTFVNDSAALVIPKEKRAKLSEYKSGFLVISAVTSLFNFLPVFNIFGPFFGEIAMFYYLKEIQKEL; translated from the coding sequence ATGCAAAATATCTTAGAAGCTATTCTTTTTGGTTTTAGTGAAATACTGAACTATAAAATAATGAAGCGTGCCCTGGCAATCGGTGCTGTTGTGACAATAATTTGGTCAATTATCGCTTATTTTATATGGGGTGATTTGGTCTCTTTTGCTGCATCTTTTATAGACTTGGTACCTTTTTCCATGTTGCGTTCAAACGGTGCATGGATTCTTTCATCATTTTTATGGTTTTCACTTGTTTTGGTAACTTTTGCTTTGATACTGGCTTTTTTTGGCAATATGATTTTAGAAAAAGTTTCAAAAGAAAAATATAGTTCGTTTTCTCTGCTCGTAGTATTTGCAAGTGCTGCTTTTTGGTCGCTTGTCTGGTTTTTTAAAGGTTCTTATATATATGCACAGTTTTTAAAACTGCTCAATTGGCTGCCGTTTGAAACAGTAGAAGCAAGTCTGGCATATCTGATGGGGCTTTATTTTGTTTATACTGCCATTATTGTGACTATGCTGTTGGTGACAAGTTTCTTTAGTGAGTCACTGCTCGAAGAGATTAGGGATAAAAACTTTCCTTATGAACCGTTTTTGGAAGAAGATGAGGTCAAAGTCAGTGAGAACAGATTGCTTGATATCTTGATTTATATCGTCATTTCTATTGTTTCATTTCCTTTGCTTTTTATTCCTGTTGTAAATTTTGTGATTCAAATGGGTTTATGGATTTGGCTTATAAAAGATACTTTTGTAAATGACAGTGCGGCATTGGTAATACCAAAAGAAAAAAGAGCAAAACTTTCTGAATATAAAAGTGGATTTTTGGTTATCAGTGCAGTCACATCACTTTTTAACTTTTTGCCTGTTTTTAATATTTTCGGACCGTTTTTTGGTGAGATAGCAATGTTTTACTATTTGAAAGAAATTCAAAAGGAACTCTAG